TTACTGGGGATTGCAGGTTCACTCTTAGCTACCTATGGTGGTCGTTTACTTGGTCTCTATAGTGAAGGCTCGGCAGCAGGCTTTATTGCTTCAGTTATTGGGGCCATCATTATTTTATTCATCTACAACATAGTTACCAAAAAAGCCTAAAACATCCATTAAAAAAGCACCTTTTCAGGTGCTTTTTATATTTGGACTATTATAAACCCAGTTCACGCCACATATTTTCAATGGTGGTTGAAGGCACA
This DNA window, taken from Acinetobacter sp. WCHA55, encodes the following:
- a CDS encoding GlsB/YeaQ/YmgE family stress response membrane protein translates to MWSLIVAIVVGFIAGLIARAIHPGDDKAGFIVTTLLGIAGSLLATYGGRLLGLYSEGSAAGFIASVIGAIIILFIYNIVTKKA